Proteins from one Methanobrevibacter thaueri genomic window:
- a CDS encoding HemK2/MTQ2 family protein methyltransferase encodes MPDFIINTHENVYVPAEDSYLLAENLEIKEGQSVLEIGTGSGIVAMYASRLTDKITVSDINFDACELARKNFEANNIENIEILFGNMFEPVENRKFDVILFNTPYLPTEDDEVIDDTINYAFDGGLNGRKVIDLFLNEVGNHLNDGGIVQMIQSSLSGNEETLEKLDSLGFIAEIKASEHFFFEDITLINAYKI; translated from the coding sequence ATGCCTGATTTTATAATTAATACCCATGAGAATGTGTATGTTCCGGCCGAGGACAGTTATCTGTTAGCTGAAAATCTGGAGATAAAGGAAGGTCAAAGCGTTTTGGAAATCGGTACCGGTTCAGGGATAGTTGCGATGTATGCATCAAGGCTAACCGACAAGATCACCGTGAGCGACATCAACTTTGATGCATGTGAGCTTGCGCGAAAAAACTTTGAGGCTAACAACATTGAAAACATTGAAATTCTTTTCGGCAACATGTTTGAGCCCGTCGAAAACAGAAAGTTTGACGTGATTCTATTCAACACTCCATATCTGCCGACCGAAGATGATGAAGTTATTGATGACACCATAAATTATGCGTTTGATGGTGGATTAAATGGTAGGAAGGTTATTGACTTATTTTTAAATGAAGTGGGAAATCATTTAAATGATGGAGGAATTGTCCAGATGATTCAGTCCTCGCTTTCGGGCAATGAGGAAACATTGGAAAAACTGGACAGTCTGGGATTCATTGCCGAAATTAAGGCATCTGAACATTTCTTTTTTGAAGACATAACATTAATTAATGCTTACAAAATTTAA
- the dapF gene encoding diaminopimelate epimerase, with product MVDLKGLKFSKMHGIGNDFPIINEFDGEVIPEEDKPEACRILCHRNFGVGGDGVLFVEPSKVADIGYRMFNPDGSEAEMCGNGIRCFGDFVYRKGILKQEKMTVETRAGIKTIEITLEDDEPVLFKVDMGLSTFKTPEIPMTCDKEEFLDGELEVIDTTFNVTAISVGNPHAIIFVDNVDDVDINKYGPAIEAHEVFPEKINVHFVEVISKNEGRMITWERGAGITLACGTGATSTAISGYKLGLFDENILLHLPGGDLKFQVYEKENALGAFMEGPAELVFDGEF from the coding sequence ATGGTAGATTTAAAAGGATTAAAATTTTCAAAAATGCACGGAATAGGCAATGATTTCCCAATCATCAATGAGTTCGATGGGGAAGTCATACCTGAAGAGGACAAGCCTGAGGCATGCAGGATATTGTGCCACAGAAACTTCGGTGTCGGCGGTGACGGAGTGCTGTTCGTAGAACCTTCCAAGGTGGCTGACATCGGATACAGAATGTTCAATCCTGACGGCAGCGAAGCCGAAATGTGCGGAAACGGTATCAGATGTTTCGGTGACTTCGTATACAGAAAGGGTATTTTAAAACAGGAAAAGATGACTGTTGAGACAAGGGCAGGAATCAAGACAATTGAAATCACCCTGGAAGATGATGAACCTGTACTGTTCAAGGTGGATATGGGACTTTCAACATTCAAGACACCTGAAATACCGATGACCTGCGATAAGGAGGAATTCCTGGATGGTGAATTGGAAGTCATTGACACCACATTCAATGTCACAGCAATCAGCGTCGGAAACCCTCACGCAATAATATTCGTTGACAATGTGGATGACGTTGACATCAACAAGTACGGACCTGCCATCGAGGCACATGAGGTGTTTCCTGAAAAGATCAACGTTCACTTCGTTGAAGTCATATCTAAAAACGAGGGTCGCATGATTACCTGGGAACGTGGTGCTGGAATCACTCTGGCCTGCGGAACCGGTGCAACCTCAACCGCTATTTCAGGCTACAAACTAGGTTTGTTTGATGAGAATATCCTACTTCACTTGCCTGGAGGAGACTTGAAATTCCAAGTTTATGAAAAAGAGAATGCTTTGGGCGCTTTCATGGAAGGCCCAGCAGAACTTGTTTTTGATGGAGAATTCTAA
- the lysA gene encoding diaminopimelate decarboxylase produces MDLNIKVNDKNHLDIGGADAVDIAEEFGTPTYVIDEARIRDNYNRFYSAFSKYYPDFKVFYACKANTNLAVMKILESEGCCIDAVSPGEVYTSKMIGFSGDRILFTGNNITNDELKFVHDQGAVLNIDSVSALKRLSKVVDPEGLKISFRVNPMVGAGHHDHCITGGVMSKFGIMDNEAVEVYEMAKELGFNPIGMHSHIGSGILDPEPFKLAIESTMDIAGKVHQEAGIDFEFVDFGGGVGVPYTPEENVVDLDKFAEVNVGLFKEKLEQYDMGNPTMYLEPGRFIVADACVLLVTVNSIKQSYRKFIGVDAGFHTLLRPAMYDSYHHIVDASKMDAPMTQEVDIAGNVCESGDLFARDRPMPDVEEGDVLGILNAGAYGFTMSSNYNSRPLAAEVLVTDGECNVVRERQTFEDLYAQQSIPPHLK; encoded by the coding sequence ATGGATTTAAATATTAAAGTAAATGACAAAAACCACTTGGACATTGGTGGAGCCGATGCTGTAGACATTGCAGAAGAGTTCGGAACTCCAACCTATGTGATTGACGAGGCAAGAATTAGAGATAACTATAACAGATTTTACTCAGCTTTCTCAAAATATTACCCTGACTTTAAAGTGTTTTATGCATGTAAAGCCAATACCAACCTTGCAGTGATGAAAATATTGGAAAGTGAAGGTTGTTGTATTGATGCCGTTTCACCTGGAGAGGTCTACACTTCAAAAATGATCGGATTTTCAGGTGACAGAATCCTATTTACAGGTAACAACATTACCAATGACGAGTTGAAATTCGTTCACGATCAAGGTGCGGTCCTAAACATCGATTCAGTGTCCGCACTCAAAAGGCTTTCAAAAGTAGTCGATCCTGAAGGATTGAAAATATCATTCAGGGTAAACCCAATGGTCGGTGCCGGACACCACGACCACTGTATCACCGGTGGAGTGATGAGTAAATTCGGTATCATGGACAATGAGGCTGTTGAAGTTTATGAAATGGCTAAAGAGTTAGGATTCAATCCAATCGGTATGCACTCCCACATCGGATCAGGTATCCTGGACCCTGAACCATTTAAACTGGCTATCGAATCAACCATGGACATTGCGGGAAAAGTCCACCAGGAAGCAGGAATAGACTTCGAATTCGTCGACTTCGGTGGAGGAGTTGGCGTTCCATATACTCCTGAAGAAAACGTTGTGGACTTGGATAAATTCGCTGAAGTCAATGTGGGACTCTTTAAAGAAAAACTCGAACAATATGACATGGGCAACCCTACAATGTATTTGGAACCTGGAAGATTCATAGTTGCCGATGCATGTGTGCTATTGGTAACAGTCAACAGCATAAAACAAAGCTACAGAAAATTCATCGGTGTAGATGCTGGTTTCCACACTCTCTTAAGGCCTGCAATGTATGACTCATACCACCACATTGTCGATGCAAGCAAAATGGATGCTCCAATGACCCAGGAAGTGGATATTGCAGGTAACGTATGTGAATCAGGAGACCTTTTCGCACGTGACAGGCCAATGCCTGATGTGGAAGAAGGAGACGTATTGGGTATCCTAAATGCAGGTGCATACGGATTTACAATGTCTTCAAACTACAACTCAAGACCATTGGCTGCAGAAGTATTGGTAACTGACGGCGAATGCAATGTAGTACGTGAAAGACAAACATTCGAAGACTTATACGCACAGCAAAGCATTCCACCACACTTAAAATAA
- a CDS encoding NUDIX hydrolase has translation MKRGYGLTVRGVIKNSDREILFLKRHPKSRTDPEMWELPGGKVEKGEHFADALVREIKEETGLDVTVGDFCEAIQNDYSHKRTVQLMMYLDDVEGAVEISEEHTEYMWASIEKIKGMEISTSLKKLLKKRNYEL, from the coding sequence ATGAAAAGAGGTTATGGACTTACAGTGCGCGGAGTTATAAAAAACAGTGATAGGGAAATCCTATTCCTGAAAAGGCATCCGAAAAGTAGAACAGACCCTGAAATGTGGGAACTGCCTGGTGGCAAGGTTGAAAAGGGAGAGCATTTTGCAGATGCACTTGTTCGTGAGATTAAAGAGGAAACAGGATTGGACGTTACTGTAGGGGACTTCTGTGAAGCCATTCAAAACGATTACTCTCATAAGCGAACTGTGCAGCTCATGATGTATCTAGATGATGTTGAAGGCGCTGTAGAAATCAGCGAAGAGCACACCGAGTACATGTGGGCTTCAATTGAAAAAATAAAAGGGATGGAGATTTCAACTTCCTTGAAAAAACTCTTGAAAAAAAGAAATTATGAGCTTTAG
- a CDS encoding acetylornithine transaminase yields MNTQELIKIEDDYFINTFTRQPIVLDHGEGVKVWDIDGKEYIDMFAGIAVNCLGHNHPALVKAIQDQAEKLIHISSIYYNEPALIYAKRLVDKTSFDRIFYANSGAEANEGAIKLAVKYTGKSEVISTVESFHGRTIMTLAATGHEHYHEPFKCILPKGFINVPYNDIDAIKEAITENTAAIIVEPIQGEGGVNVPDIDYLKQIEEICHEKDIVFIVDEVQTGFGRCGTLFAHELFDVKPDIMTMAKGIGGGVPMGAILATEKVAGAFVPGDHGTTFGGGPLVAAAANAVLDAFEEENLLDNVNEVGDYFIEELKKLDKDIIADVRGKGLMVGIELTKPGAEYVDKLREAGFLINCTADKVLRFVPPLTITKADIDKFVKALDEIL; encoded by the coding sequence ATGAACACTCAGGAATTAATTAAGATTGAAGATGATTATTTCATAAACACTTTCACCAGACAACCAATCGTACTTGATCACGGGGAAGGTGTTAAAGTATGGGATATAGATGGAAAAGAATACATTGACATGTTTGCAGGAATTGCGGTCAACTGCTTAGGCCACAATCACCCAGCACTTGTTAAGGCAATCCAGGATCAGGCTGAAAAGCTGATACACATTTCAAGCATCTACTACAACGAGCCTGCCTTAATCTATGCCAAAAGATTGGTCGACAAAACCAGTTTCGATAGAATCTTTTACGCAAACAGTGGTGCTGAGGCAAATGAGGGAGCTATTAAGCTGGCTGTAAAATACACTGGAAAAAGCGAGGTAATCTCAACCGTCGAGTCATTCCACGGAAGGACCATAATGACCCTTGCTGCAACAGGGCATGAACATTATCATGAGCCATTCAAGTGCATTTTGCCAAAAGGTTTCATCAATGTGCCATACAATGATATTGACGCAATCAAAGAGGCAATCACTGAAAATACAGCAGCTATCATCGTAGAGCCTATCCAAGGTGAAGGTGGAGTGAACGTTCCTGATATCGACTACTTGAAGCAAATTGAAGAAATCTGTCATGAAAAAGACATTGTTTTCATTGTCGATGAGGTACAGACAGGTTTCGGAAGATGCGGAACACTCTTCGCTCATGAACTCTTCGATGTAAAGCCTGACATAATGACAATGGCTAAGGGAATCGGTGGAGGAGTCCCAATGGGTGCAATCCTTGCAACCGAAAAGGTGGCCGGTGCATTCGTGCCAGGTGACCATGGAACAACCTTCGGTGGAGGACCATTGGTTGCAGCAGCCGCAAATGCGGTCTTGGATGCTTTTGAAGAGGAAAACCTCCTTGACAATGTTAATGAAGTCGGCGATTACTTCATTGAAGAGCTTAAAAAACTAGATAAGGACATTATCGCTGATGTGCGTGGTAAAGGTTTGATGGTCGGTATTGAGCTAACCAAACCTGGAGCAGAATACGTTGACAAACTCCGCGAAGCAGGATTCCTAATCAACTGCACTGCGGACAAGGTTTTAAGGTTCGTCCCACCATTGACAATCACAAAAGCAGATATTGACAAGTTTGTAAAAGCTTTAGATGAAATACTCTAA
- a CDS encoding peptidylprolyl isomerase produces MKVATIETDKGNIVLELYPNEAPGTVANFEKLIKEGFYDGLTFHRVIPNFVIQGGCPIGNGTGGPGYTIKCETEGNPHRHGTGALSMAHAGKDTGGSQFFITHCPQPHLDGVHTVFGQVIEGQDVVNAIQQGDVMNKVTIEER; encoded by the coding sequence ATGAAAGTAGCAACTATTGAAACTGATAAAGGGAACATTGTTCTCGAATTATACCCAAATGAAGCACCTGGAACCGTAGCAAACTTTGAAAAATTAATCAAGGAAGGATTCTACGATGGACTAACATTCCACAGGGTAATTCCAAACTTCGTGATTCAAGGCGGATGCCCTATCGGAAACGGTACCGGAGGCCCAGGTTACACAATCAAATGTGAAACCGAAGGAAACCCACACAGACACGGAACTGGCGCATTATCCATGGCACACGCAGGTAAAGACACCGGTGGAAGCCAATTCTTCATCACCCACTGCCCACAACCACACTTAGACGGCGTTCACACAGTATTCGGTCAAGTAATTGAAGGCCAAGACGTTGTAAATGCCATCCAACAGGGCGACGTAATGAACAAAGTGACCATTGAAGAAAGATAA
- a CDS encoding MFS transporter — MEKKNIVLLICTILNFIAVFASNAVNIIIPTVAAEFHMSNIVQNWITIIFFLVMAMLSIPAGQISGKYGLKKVTIMSSALFIIISIVNVFVTSSEQFLLCRLVLGLILAFINVTSMAMVVSAFDPQERGKALGLNITGVYVGLSLSPFLGGVLNYQLGWRSVILFAVPLLIIIIALLLRIDDEWITFEGIPIDIKGSVAYAIGIALFIYGFTILNETLGVILTVVGIMILIVFAMIELRQEHPVFDIKFLKNRVFLSANLASLCAYLATFAVTTILNYHLQYIKGFDSQTAGIILLVAPVCQVILAPIAGRLADRHVPQILAAIGMGLGTISLVLFSTLSFETSLEFVIVSMIIYGVGFGLFSPPNTSVIMGSVPPKDTSIASASVSTVRTVGQAMSMGILTLIFAFVMGNVAIVPDVYPLLISSCQITCIICVGLCLASVFASFVGIKSNA, encoded by the coding sequence ATGGAAAAGAAAAACATAGTCCTTTTAATCTGTACAATATTGAATTTCATTGCGGTTTTCGCATCCAATGCAGTCAACATTATCATTCCGACCGTTGCCGCCGAGTTTCACATGAGCAATATTGTTCAAAACTGGATTACCATCATCTTCTTTTTAGTCATGGCAATGCTGTCGATTCCGGCAGGTCAGATTTCAGGAAAATACGGCCTTAAAAAAGTAACAATCATGAGCAGTGCCCTGTTTATCATAATATCCATAGTCAATGTGTTTGTCACATCCTCAGAGCAATTTCTGCTTTGCCGTCTGGTATTGGGCCTTATTTTGGCGTTTATTAATGTGACATCAATGGCAATGGTGGTATCAGCGTTCGACCCTCAAGAGAGAGGAAAGGCATTGGGATTGAACATTACTGGAGTCTATGTCGGACTGTCCCTGTCTCCGTTTCTTGGAGGGGTCCTGAACTACCAGCTTGGCTGGAGGTCCGTAATTCTATTTGCAGTTCCGCTTTTGATTATAATTATAGCCTTGCTTTTAAGAATCGACGATGAATGGATCACATTTGAAGGAATTCCAATTGACATAAAGGGGTCTGTTGCCTACGCAATAGGTATTGCTCTTTTTATTTACGGATTTACAATACTCAACGAGACTTTAGGTGTCATACTGACAGTTGTTGGAATAATGATTCTGATAGTCTTTGCAATGATAGAATTGAGGCAGGAACACCCTGTCTTTGACATCAAGTTTCTTAAAAACCGTGTGTTCCTCTCAGCAAACCTGGCATCATTATGCGCATATCTGGCCACCTTTGCGGTCACAACAATACTGAATTATCACCTGCAGTACATTAAGGGATTCGATTCACAGACCGCAGGAATAATCTTGCTTGTGGCGCCGGTCTGTCAGGTGATTCTGGCTCCGATTGCGGGAAGATTGGCAGATAGGCATGTTCCACAGATACTTGCGGCCATCGGAATGGGCCTCGGAACAATCTCGCTGGTTCTCTTCTCAACTCTAAGTTTTGAGACATCGCTTGAGTTTGTGATAGTTTCAATGATAATCTATGGTGTGGGATTCGGATTGTTTTCACCGCCGAACACAAGCGTCATCATGGGTTCGGTTCCTCCAAAGGACACTTCCATTGCTTCAGCATCCGTTTCAACTGTCCGTACGGTTGGTCAGGCAATGAGTATGGGAATATTAACGTTAATATTTGCGTTTGTGATGGGTAATGTGGCTATTGTTCCGGATGTTTATCCATTGCTGATAAGCAGCTGTCAGATAACCTGTATAATATGTGTTGGTTTGTGCTTGGCGTCAGTGTTCGCTTCGTTTGTTGGAATCAAGTCAAATGCTTAG
- a CDS encoding DNA glycosylase, which produces MIIKSPIDLDLTINAGQTSQPPWKREGDSFSNVVMIDGEPVIFSVSQSGDYIDFNSDDERAVSKLKYIFDLDYDLEKFYSYLNDHEELRDMSKFCNGLRLFLAPDPFECIISSICSANNSIKRWTKSISQMKQKWGNRYQNYYTFPQSSDLAKVYLDEEEEFNRSSVSDISKCCNNLKNCGVGYRAPYMRRASEIFTLEMDLSEIFSMSYDEAFETIMEVPGVGPKVADCILLYGFNFREAFPSDVWIKRIVSHLYFDGKDISVPKVREFGMEEFGENAGYVQLYMFHYARMSGLMNKLK; this is translated from the coding sequence ATGATAATCAAATCACCAATTGACCTGGACCTTACAATCAATGCAGGCCAGACCTCACAACCCCCTTGGAAGCGGGAAGGGGACTCTTTTTCAAATGTTGTAATGATAGACGGCGAGCCTGTCATTTTCAGCGTCAGCCAATCAGGCGATTATATTGATTTCAATTCAGATGACGAAAGGGCGGTTTCCAAACTCAAGTACATTTTCGATTTGGATTATGACCTGGAGAAGTTTTACAGCTACTTAAACGACCATGAGGAGCTCAGGGACATGTCCAAATTCTGCAATGGATTGAGACTATTTTTGGCGCCCGATCCCTTTGAGTGCATCATTTCATCAATCTGTTCTGCAAACAATTCCATCAAGAGGTGGACAAAATCCATTTCCCAGATGAAACAAAAATGGGGAAATCGATATCAGAATTACTATACATTTCCTCAAAGCAGTGACCTAGCAAAAGTATACTTGGATGAGGAAGAGGAATTTAATAGGTCAAGCGTTTCAGATATTTCAAAGTGTTGCAATAACCTCAAGAATTGCGGCGTGGGATATAGAGCACCATACATGAGAAGGGCAAGTGAGATTTTTACACTTGAAATGGACCTGTCGGAAATATTTTCCATGAGCTATGATGAGGCATTCGAGACAATCATGGAAGTGCCTGGAGTGGGCCCGAAGGTCGCAGACTGCATATTGCTATATGGTTTTAATTTTAGAGAGGCCTTTCCAAGCGACGTATGGATTAAACGCATAGTTTCCCATCTGTATTTTGACGGAAAGGACATCAGCGTTCCCAAGGTCCGTGAATTTGGAATGGAGGAATTTGGAGAAAATGCGGGTTACGTCCAGTTGTACATGTTCCATTATGCCAGAATGAGCGGGCTAATGAATAAACTAAAATAA
- the hisF gene encoding imidazole glycerol phosphate synthase subunit HisF produces the protein MLTKRIIPCLDCDLQVPEGRVVKGVEFKQIKYAGNPVDLATRYYEEGADEVVVLDITASHERRATMADVIDRLTENVFMPICVGGGIRKVDDYIKMLKAGADKCSTNTAAIKNPELLTEASKVVGSQAVVIGIDAKRRYVDHPDDAKDKTVIETDKGYCWFDTSIYGGREFTGIDAIQWAIECQERGAGEILLTSMDGDGTQNGYDIELNKTINDAVDIPVIASGGVGEPKHILEVFEKTDVSAALAASIFHFNQYSIGTVKQYLKENNVAVRL, from the coding sequence ATGTTAACTAAGAGAATTATTCCATGTCTTGATTGTGACCTTCAAGTTCCTGAAGGCCGTGTTGTCAAAGGAGTCGAGTTTAAGCAAATCAAATATGCAGGAAATCCCGTAGACCTTGCAACACGCTACTATGAGGAAGGGGCTGATGAGGTTGTTGTTCTCGACATCACAGCTTCTCATGAAAGAAGGGCCACAATGGCCGATGTAATTGACAGGCTGACTGAGAACGTTTTCATGCCGATTTGCGTAGGCGGAGGAATAAGAAAGGTTGACGATTACATCAAGATGCTTAAGGCCGGTGCGGACAAGTGTTCCACAAACACCGCCGCAATCAAGAACCCGGAGCTATTGACCGAGGCCTCAAAGGTTGTCGGATCACAGGCTGTCGTAATCGGAATCGACGCCAAAAGAAGATATGTGGACCATCCCGATGACGCTAAAGACAAGACTGTCATAGAAACCGATAAAGGATACTGCTGGTTTGACACTAGCATTTACGGAGGAAGGGAGTTCACAGGAATCGATGCAATCCAATGGGCAATCGAATGTCAGGAACGCGGAGCCGGAGAGATACTCCTGACCAGTATGGACGGTGACGGAACCCAGAACGGATATGACATCGAGTTGAATAAGACCATCAATGATGCGGTCGACATTCCGGTGATAGCCAGTGGAGGCGTTGGAGAGCCTAAACACATTTTGGAGGTCTTTGAAAAGACTGACGTTTCAGCGGCCCTTGCGGCAAGCATATTCCACTTCAATCAGTATTCAATCGGCACAGTTAAGCAGTATCTCAAAGAAAACAATGTGGCTGTTCGCTTATGA
- a CDS encoding preprotein translocase subunit Sec61beta, with protein sequence MAKKDNKISMPQTGAGLVRYFDEESLGPKLSPEHVIVATIILAILCFVLRYSA encoded by the coding sequence ATGGCTAAAAAAGATAACAAAATTTCTATGCCTCAAACCGGTGCAGGTTTGGTAAGATACTTTGATGAAGAAAGTTTAGGTCCAAAACTTTCACCTGAGCACGTTATTGTCGCTACTATTATTTTAGCAATATTATGTTTTGTTTTAAGATATTCTGCTTAA
- the moaC gene encoding cyclic pyranopterin monophosphate synthase MoaC: MADEFTHLTDSGVHMVEVGAKPDQKRRAIASGSIFLDKHTIELIQNEEIKKGNVLTTAQIAGIQAVKNTSSMIPLCHPLALTGIELDFEVKEDEIIAKCSVNTLGKTGVEMEAITGVSVALLTVWDMVKAVEKDENGQYPDTRISDIKVIKKEKI, encoded by the coding sequence ATGGCAGATGAGTTTACACATTTAACAGACAGTGGAGTGCACATGGTTGAGGTCGGCGCCAAGCCTGACCAGAAAAGAAGAGCAATAGCAAGCGGAAGCATATTTTTGGACAAACACACCATCGAATTGATTCAAAACGAGGAAATCAAAAAGGGAAATGTCCTGACCACCGCCCAGATTGCAGGAATTCAGGCCGTCAAAAACACTTCCTCAATGATACCGCTCTGCCATCCTTTGGCATTGACCGGAATTGAGCTTGACTTTGAAGTGAAAGAGGATGAGATCATTGCAAAATGCTCCGTCAACACATTGGGCAAAACCGGTGTGGAAATGGAAGCTATAACTGGTGTTAGCGTTGCACTATTGACAGTATGGGATATGGTAAAGGCCGTTGAAAAGGATGAGAACGGACAGTACCCCGACACTAGAATAAGTGACATTAAGGTTATTAAAAAGGAAAAAATTTAA
- a CDS encoding tRNA pseudouridine(54/55) synthase Pus10, whose amino-acid sequence MKLASDILKETDGKICKHCLGRKLSKTIEGTNNIERADKVCEELDINLDDVDCVICDNIFNKLDDDLYDKIDAKINQLGVEFDTFLVGSQIPKDIQKRDEELSEKFNLSVETLKKEVNRLIGLGIWEKYDKDAEFERQDIVFNIDLVGEPKVKIQINPLYIEGKYNKYKRGIPQTKWPCTKCKGRGCEECNFTGKQYPESVEELISEHFLKLTKGREAKFHGAGREDIDVLMLGSGRPFVLEIKEPRIRNLDLAEIEEKINEINEGKTAYHGLKLCERPRKAEIKQSSPDTYKVYNAIVKCDEAFDEDKLKELLELDEIQQQTPLRVLRRRTDMVRVKHVLDLSYEIIDDNTFSMKIKTEGGLYIKELISGDEGRSQPNVSKILGVNAICEQLDVIEVSEK is encoded by the coding sequence ATGAAGTTAGCTAGCGATATTTTAAAGGAAACCGACGGCAAGATCTGCAAGCATTGCCTTGGACGTAAGCTGTCAAAGACAATCGAAGGCACCAACAACATTGAAAGGGCAGACAAGGTCTGTGAGGAATTGGACATCAATCTGGACGATGTTGACTGTGTGATATGTGACAATATATTCAATAAGTTGGATGATGACCTGTATGATAAGATTGATGCTAAAATCAACCAGTTGGGTGTTGAATTCGATACGTTTTTAGTTGGCTCACAAATTCCAAAGGACATTCAGAAACGTGACGAGGAGCTGTCCGAAAAATTCAATTTAAGTGTTGAAACACTTAAGAAGGAAGTCAACAGGTTAATCGGCCTTGGAATTTGGGAAAAATACGATAAGGATGCCGAATTCGAAAGGCAGGACATCGTGTTCAATATAGACTTGGTCGGCGAGCCTAAGGTCAAGATTCAAATCAACCCATTATACATCGAAGGAAAGTACAACAAGTATAAACGTGGAATTCCTCAAACCAAATGGCCATGCACCAAATGTAAGGGAAGAGGCTGTGAGGAATGCAACTTCACAGGAAAGCAATATCCTGAGTCCGTTGAGGAGCTGATATCCGAGCATTTCTTAAAGCTCACCAAGGGACGCGAAGCAAAATTCCACGGCGCCGGAAGGGAGGACATCGATGTGCTGATGCTGGGTTCAGGAAGACCCTTTGTCCTTGAAATCAAGGAACCGAGAATAAGAAACCTTGACTTGGCCGAGATAGAGGAGAAAATCAATGAAATCAATGAGGGCAAAACCGCTTATCATGGATTGAAGCTTTGCGAAAGGCCAAGAAAGGCGGAAATCAAGCAATCCTCTCCAGACACTTATAAGGTTTACAATGCAATCGTCAAATGTGACGAGGCATTTGATGAAGACAAACTGAAGGAACTATTGGAACTTGATGAGATTCAACAGCAAACTCCTTTAAGGGTTTTAAGAAGGCGAACAGACATGGTTCGTGTTAAGCATGTGCTTGACTTGTCCTATGAGATAATAGACGATAATACATTCAGCATGAAAATCAAGACAGAAGGGGGACTCTACATCAAGGAACTGATTTCCGGTGATGAAGGAAGAAGCCAGCCTAACGTAAGTAAAATATTGGGCGTTAATGCAATTTGCGAGCAATTGGACGTAATAGAAGTAAGTGAGAAATGA